The nucleotide sequence AGCCACTACTCGACGATCGGCGACGACCGCGGAGAGAACCTGTTTCTCTGCGGCCTCCACGTCGACTGGGATCTCGCCGGCGGGGTCGGCCGGCCTAGATCGGGGGAGGGCTGATCCGGCCCTCCACGGCGCGCGGCGGACGGGACGGCTCGGTGTCGCCGGTTCGCCGGGGCTCGACCGGCTCGCCGAGCGCCGCGCGGATGGCGTCGTCGACGGTCTCGAGCCACACGAACTGCAGCCGGTCGCGCGCGGCGGCCGGGATCTCCTCGAAGTCCTTCTTGTTGCGGGCGGGCAGGAGCACGGTCCGTATTCCGGCGCGCGCCGCCGCGACCGTCTTCTCCTTGATGCCGCCGACCGGCAGAACCAGGCCGCGCAGGCTGATCTCGCCCGTCATCGCCGCGTCGTTCTGCACGGTGCGCCCGGTGACGAGCGAGACCAGCGCGATGAACATGGCCACCCCCGCGCTCGGCCCGTCCTTGGGGATCGCGCCGGCCGGCACGTGGATGTGCACGTCGCCCTTCTCGAAGAAGTCGTTCTCGACGCCGAGCGCGCGCGCCCGACCCTTGACCAGCGACAGCGCCGCCTGCGCGCTCTCCTTCATCACGTCGCCGAGCTGCCCCGTGAGGATGAGCTTGCCGCTCCCCGGCATGCGGGTCGCCTCGATGAACAGGATGTCGCCCCCGACCGGAGTCCAGGCGAGGCCGGTCGCCACGCCCGGGATGCTCGTGCGCGCGGCGACCTCGCTCTCGAACTGGCGCGCGCCGAGAATGGCGTGCAGGTCGCCGGCGTCGATGCGCACCGTTTCCGCGGTACCTTCCGCGATGCGCATCGCGGTATGGCGGAACACGCGCCCTATCTCCCGCTCCAGGTTGCGCACGCCCGCTTCGCGGGTGTAGTCGCGGATGATGTGCCGCAGCGCCTCGTCGGTGATCGAGACCTGCTCGGCCTTGACGCCGTTGGCCTCGAGCTGGCGCCGCACCAGGTAGCGCCGGGCGATCTCGAGCTTCTCGTCCTCCGTGTAGCCGACGAGGTCAATGACCTCCATGCGGTCGCGCAACGGGCCCGGAATGGTGTCGAGCATGTTGGCCGTGCCGATGAACATCGTTTTCGACAGGTCGAAGGGCACGCCGAGGTAGTTGTCGCGGAAGGTCGAGTTCTGCTCGGGGTCCAGCACCTCGAGCAGGGCGGCCGACGGATCGCCGTGAAAGCCCATGCCGAGCTTGTCCATCTCGTCCAGCATGAACACGGGGTTCCGGGAGCCGGCCTTCTTGATTCCCTGGATGATGTTCCCCGGGAGCGCGCCGATGTAGGTGCGCCGATGGCCGCGGATCTCGGCCTCGTCGTGCACGCCGCCGAGCGAGACGCGCACGAACTTGCGGCCGGTCGCGCGCGCAATCGACTGCCCGAGCGAGGTCTTGCCGACGCCCGGCGGGCCGACGAAGCACAGGATGGGGCTCTTGCCGGACGGGTTCAGCTTGCGCACGGCGAGGTATTCGAGGATACGCCGCTTCACCTTCTCCAGACCGAAGTGGTCCTCGTCCAGGATCTCGCGCGCTCTTGCGATGTCGATCGACTCCTCGGTCATGACCGACCAGGGCAGCGTGGTGAGCCAGTCGAGGTACGTGCGGATCATGGACGACTCGGCGGCGCCTTCCGGCATGCGCTCGAAGCGCGTCAGCTCGCGATTGGCCTGCTCCTCGACTTCGGAAGGCATCTTCGCGTCCGCGATCGCCTTGCGGATCTCCTCGACCTCGAGGGACTTCGCGTCCTCCTCGCCCAGTTCCTTCTGGATCGTCTTCATCTGCTCGCGCAGCAGGAACTCGCGCTGGCGCTGCTCCATCGACTCTTTGGTCTGTTCGCTGATCTCCTGCGTCAGCTTGAGCACGGATATCCGGTGCTCGAGGAGCTTCAGCACCTTGTCCAGACGTTCCCGCACGTCGATGGTTTCGAGCACGTCCTGCTTCTCGTCGGCCTTGAGGTCCATGAAGCTCGCGACGAGATCGGCCAGGGCGCCGCCCGCGGTCGTCGCCTCGATCGCGGCGGAGAGCTCGGCCGGCGCCTGGGGCAGGAGCTCGATCGCCTGCACCGCCTGGCGTTTCAGGTGCAGCACGCGGGCCTCGATCTCCTTCGTCTCGGTCTCCGGTTCCTCGATGCGCTCGACGCGCGCGACGAGGTAGGGGAAGCCATCGAGGAACTCGACCGTGCGAAAGCGTCCCTGCCCCTGGCAGATGACATGGTGCGAGCCGTCCGGCGCGGTGACGTAGCGCAGGATGGCGGCGACGGTGCCGACCGCGTACAGGTCGCCCGGCCCGGGCATGTCCACGCCGGGATCGTGCTGCTGCAGCACGCCGAGCGGCCGCTCGCTGCGCGCCGCCTCCTGCGCGGCGGCGATCGAGCGCGGTCGCCCGACCGTCAGGGGAAGCACCATGTTCGGGAAGAGCACGGTGCTGCGGACGGGCAGGATGATCAAAGCGTCCTCGGGAAGCGGGCGCGGTGTCTCCCCTGCGTTGGTCTGGGTGCTTTCGGCGTTCTGGTTCATTGTCATCCTTTGCGCAGGCTGATCGCGAGGCAGCCGTTCGCGAGCTCCTGGCGATCGGTCTCGTAGACGCCGGGCGGCAGCTCGATCAGCCGCTCGAAGCGGCCGTGCGGAATCTCGAGGCGTTGGATGGTCGCCGCCCGCAACAGGGCGGGCAGCGGCCGGATGCCCGTCACGCGCAGCACGCCGCCTTCCAGGTCGATCTGGATCTGCTCCGGCGGGACGCCGGGCAGCGCGACCAGCACGATCAGCCCGATGTCGGTCTCGAATATGTCCACCGGCGGCTCCCAGGCCGGACCGCGCCCGGAGACCGTGCACTGGAAGAACTGCCGGTGCAGGCGCTCCGCGCGCTCGACGACCTGCACCGCCTCCGCCCACATCCAGCTCCGATACCGCACGCCGCGCTCCTCGTGATCCGTAAAGGTGCCTAGACTAAGCTGCGTTGCACGACGAGGGCAACCACCGCAGACGTCAGCCCCCGGGCGGCGCGAAGGCCGCGAGTCGCCTGAGGGCTTGGCGTTTCTCGCCCGCGTCGACGGCGGCGCGCCCGAGCGCGTCGTGCAGCACCGCGATCGTGCGGTCGTACGTCTCGCGATCGACCGCGTAGGGCGTTCCGTCCTTGCCGCCGTGTGCGAAGGAGAAGCGCGCCGGGTCCCGCGTGCTCGCCGGGCTGCCGTAAATCAGCTCGGCGATGAGGGCGAGCGCCCGGAGCGTCTTCGCGCCGACGCCCGGAACGGCGAGCAGCGCGGCGAAATCGGCGGGCGCGCGCTCGTAGGTGCTGACCAGTATCTTGTGCAGGTAGCGCGGATCGATGTCCGCCGACGCGACCGGGTGCCGGCCGGGCAGCACGAGCGTCGGAAGCCGTTCGACGACGCGCGCGACGTCGCGGTCCGGCGTGCGCGCGAGCTCGGCGATCGCCGCTCGGCTCCCGTCGCTTTCCGCCGCGACGAGGTTCAGCACCTCGCCGCGCCGGTCGCAGCACACGGCCGCGTGCGGCTCGTTCACGAAGCTCTCGACGCGGCTGCCGAGCCAGTGATAGCGGCGCGCCGTGCCTTCGCCGTCGTTGAGCCCCTGCTGCACGACGCACCAGCGCCCGTTCCGGGTGAAGAAGAAGCTGTGGTGATAGAGCTCGTAGCCGTCCTGCACGGCCGCGCTGTCGACCTTCGCCGCCAGCCGGCTTGCCTGGACGAGCGCGTCGGGTGCGCGCGCGAGGCGCACGCACGCCGCTTCGATCTCGCCCGGCGTGCGCCGCGACGCGGCGCCCTTACCGCCTGCGGCGTAGAGGCCGAGCTCCTGCTCGAGTCCCTTCACGCCTTCCTTGATCGCGCCGCAGGTCGTCGTGGTGACGCCGCTCGAGTGCCAGTCGAAGCCGAGCACGCAGCCGAGGGCCTGGAACCAGTAGGGATCGGAAAGCCGCGCGAGCACTTCGTCCGGGCCGTGCTCGTCGACCACGTGGCAGACGACGGCGCGCGCGAGCCGCACCATGCGCCGGAACAGCCAGGCCGGGGCCTTGCCCCCGTGCAGCGGGAGTTGCGCGAAGCCGGTGCGCATCGCAGCATTATACGCGGCGCGCGGTTTTCCGGCGGGCGCGCGGAACGACGACCTTTCGGACGGCGGGCGGAGAATGGCATTCGGCTACTACAAGCGGCTCAACCGCGCGCAGAAGGCGGTGTACCGTCAGAGCGACGAGGTGAGCGCGGTGCGCCTGCCCGAGCCGCGCCGGTTCCGCCCGACGATCGCGGAGCTCGCGTCCGCGCTCGACCAGCAGAACCAGCCGCGCACGCAGGCGCTTTGTCAGCACCTCGTCGACGCGATGACGCACGGGCTGCGGGTGTCGCCCGTGCGCGTCACCGTGCTCGCGGTGCGTCCCGCCAACGACTGGGGAGAGCTGCACGGGTTCTATCGGCCCGAGGGGCAGGAGGAATCGGCCAGCATCACGGTCTGGATGCGCACCGCGCAGCGACGCCAGGTGGTCGCCTTTCGCACTTTCCTGCGCACGCTGTTGCACGAGGTCTGTCATCACCTCGACTACACGCTGCTGGCGCTCGACTACTCGTTCCACACCCAGGGCTTCTATCGGCGCGAGTCGAGCCTGTTCCATCAGCTCGTGCCGGGCGCGAAGATATCGAGCGTCGGCGCGAGACGGGAGCAGGGCTGAGCGTTTGGCAAACCCCGGAGCGGCTTCGCCGTGGCGCCGCGAGAGAAGGGTCGGCGTCAGCGAAGCAGCCGGGTCATCGCCTGCTCGGTCTTCGCCTCGCCGATCGCGATCAGTTCCTTCGCGCGATGGAACTCGTGGAACGCGCAGACATCGCGCGGCACGTCGATGATCACGTCCGGGGTGTAGGCCGCGAGCTTCAGGCGGGCGATCGTCTCCTGCATCGTGTCCATCGCGCGCAGCGCGATTTCGAAGAACCCGAGATCCTCGGGTTCGGGCTTCGGCGGGCTGGTCCAGAGGTTCTCGATGAAGGCGCGGATCCGCTGCTTGTAGGATGTGGGCGGGGCCGGCAGGGGAGTGGCGGGTTCGGTCTTCGCCGCGGCGTCCGGCTTGCCGCTCAGGTTGACGGCGATCGTGAGGTCGGTGCGATCGGTGAGCGTGGGGGCGATCGGGATCGGGTTGACCACGCCGCCGTCGACCAGGCGGCGGCCGTCCAGGCGCGAGGGAACCAGGAGCAGCGGGATCGCGATCGATGCGCGGATCGCGTCGAACAGGCGCCCCTCGCGCAGCCAGACCTCCTTGCCGGTATCGAGGTCGGTCGCCACCGCGGTGTACGAGACGGGCAGCGCCTCGATTCGGCAGTCGCCGATCAGCTCGCGCAGCACATCCATGATGCGCTCCCCCTTGAAGAGCCCCGCGCGGGCGAAGGAGAGGTCGAGGAGGCGCAGCACGTCGAGGCGCTCGAGCGCCGAGACCCAGGCGGTGTACACGTCGAGCTTGCCCGTCGCGTACACACCGCCGATCAGCGCGCCCATCGAAGAGCCGGCGATCGAGCGGATCGCGTAGCCGTGGGCCTCGAGCCAGCGGATCACGCCGATGTGAGCGAGACCACGGGCCCCGCCGCTGCCGAGCACGAGCGAGACGGTCTGGCGCGCGTTCAATGCTTAACCCTACTTGGACCAGGACGTCGATCTTACCCCAAGGGTAGCCCGCCCGGTTGCGGCCCGCGCGGCGGGGGGTTTATAAAGCGGGCATGGCATTCCTTCGCGGTTGGCGCCTGGCGGGGCTCGCGGTGCTGCTCGCCGGTTGCGCGGGTCTGACCGGCCCGCTCGAGCCGCCGAACGTCAGTCTGGTCGATCTGCGCGTGCTGGACGCCGGCCTGTTCGAGCAGCGCTACGGCCTCACGCTGCGCGTGCAGAACCCCAACCCGGTCGCGATGCCGATCACCGGCATGGAGTACAAGCTGAGCCTCAACGACGTCGACTTCGGCCGGGGCGTCAGTCAACAGGCCGCGAACGTCCCCGCTTACGGGGAATCGGTGCTCGAGGTCGAGGTCGTGAGCAACATCTTCGACCTCGTGCAGCGTGTGCAGGACCTGCAGAAGGGCCGCGGGCAGGGCCTGCGCATCGCGATCGCCGGGGGAGTGAGCCTGGCGAACCGCGCGGGCGAGCTGCCGTTTCGCATGCAGAGCGACCTGACGGGCCGGCGACAAGAATAGCCAGGAGAGGAACCATGCAGGTCTCGATCGTGTACGTGCACATCAAGCCCGAGCGGGTGAGCGACTTCATCGAGGCGACGCGGCGCAACCACGAAGGCTCGGTGAGGGAGCCGGGCAATCTGCGCTTCGACGTGCTGCAGTCGGCGTCCGATCCGACCCGCTTCATGCTGTACGAGGCGTACGTCTCCGCCGAGCAGGCGGCGGCGCACAAGCAGACGGCGCATTACCTGCAATGGCGCGAAACCGTGGCCGACTGGATGGCCTCGCCGCGCCACGCGATGGCGTACGACGGTCTCTTTCCCCGCGGCCCGTGAAGCCGTTTTCGATCGCGCGTCTGCCGCGCATCGAGTTCGGCGCGGGCGTCGTCGCGAAGCTCCCCGGCATCCTCGCGCGCTACCCCGGCCCCGCGCTCCTCGTGACCGGGGCGCGCGCGTTCACGGCGAGCACGCAGTGGGCGGCGTTGACGAGCGAGCTTCGCCGCCGCGACATCGACTTCGAACACGTGCGCGTCGCGGGCGAGCCGTCTCCCTCGCTGGTCGACGAGGCGTCCGCGCTGTACCGGTCGCGGGGGATCGCCGTCGTCGCCGGCATCGGCGGGGGCAGCGCGCTCGACGCGGCGAAGGCGATCGCCGGGCTGCTCCGGGTCGGCCGCTCCGTCATGGATTATCTCGAAGGCGTCGGCCCGGAACTGCCCTACGAGGGACCGGCCGTGCCGTTTGTCGCCGTGCCGACGACCGCCGGCACGGGCAGCGAGGCGACGAAGAACGCCGTGCTCAGCGTGCAGGGCGCGGACGGCTTCAAGAAGTCGTTCCGCGACGAGCGGCTCGTCGCCGAATACGCGCTCGTCGATCCCGACCTGCTCGCGTCCTGCCCGAAGGAGATCGTCGCCGCGAACGGCATGGACGCGCTCACGCAGCTGCTCGAGTCCTACGTCTCCCTCAAGGCGAACGCCTTCACCGACGCGCTCGCCCGTTCGGGGCTCCAGGCCGCGCGCGACGGGCTGCTGCCGTGGTACGAGGGCAGGGGCGATCCGGGCGCGGCCCGGGCGCGCATGGCGTACGCCGCGCTCCTCTCCGGGGTGACGCTCGCGCAGGCGGGGCTCGGATCGGTGCACGGCCTGGCGTCGCCCCTCGGCGCCTTCTGCCCCATTCCCCACGGCGTGGTCTGCGGCACGCTCGTCGCGGAGGCGACGCGCGTGAACATCGCCGCCCTGCGAGACCGCGACGGCGCGAACCCCGCGCTCGCCAAGTACGCCGAGGCGGCGGCGCTTCTCTCGGGAAGCGTCTTCGGAAGCGCCGAGCAGGCGTGGACGGCGCTGGTCGGTCTCCTCGAGGAGTGGACCGAGCGGCTCGATCTTCCTCGCCTGTCGCGCCACGGCCTCACGGCTACGGGGCTCGATCGCGTGGTCGCCCACTCGCGCGGCTCCAGCATGAAGACCAACCCCATCGTCCTCACGGACGCGGAAATCCGCGGGATCCTGCAGGCGCGTCTCTAGTCCGGGGCCTTCGCCCGTCCGGGTGGCGGACCGGGCCGCCGGCCGTCGCCGGGGCCGGAATCCGGGCCGGGTAGCGGCGCCGGGCCGGTTCGCTAGTATCTATATATATAAGGTGTGACGATCCTCGGACGCGCGCATCCGCCATGAACGTGCTCGAACACTTCACCGGCCTCTCGACCCTCTACCTGCTGACGCAGGACGGGAGGCTCGGCACGGTGAACCCCCAGCGACGCTTCGAGGAGGACGACGACCTCGGGCGGGCATTCGGCGCACACAACCGCGAGCTCCTCGCGCAGTATGCGAACCAGGCGGGTCCGCCGTGGCGGCTCGGCATCGTCTATCGGGCGGCCGAAGCGCGGGCGTGGGGCAACGAGCTGATGTGGCTCGAGGAGGCCATGGTCCGCGAGCTCTACCGGGTGAGCGGCCCCGCCGGGTCGGAGCTCACGGCGTTTCAGAAGAAGAACCGCGAGACGAGCCTGTACCGCGGTGGCGAGCTGCTGCTGGATTTCCGTGCGGACGCGACCAGCACGACGCCGGTGTACTGCCCCGTGCTCTACAACCGGGGCCTGCCGCTCGGTCGGCTGGCCCCGGCGCTCGGTCTGGCGCCGGGCCTCGAGGAGGCGCGCGGTCCCGTGCTCGAGGTCCTCAATCTGCTTGCACCGATCCCGGTCTCGCGCCGCGACGTTCCGGCCGTCGCGATGCTGGTGGACCGTGTGCGTCGCCGGCTCGTCCGCAAGGAGATGCGCCGGACCAGCGGATTCTCGCTGCTCGACCGCGTCCATGCCGCGCCGGGCGACGCGGGCGCCGACTTCTTCGACGTGGACCGCCGCGACGATCGCGCCGTCACGCTCCCGACCGGTTTCGGACAGGGCGGCGATGCGGGCGAACGAATCGAGCAGGTGGACCGCTGGCTCGAGCGGCCGCACCGGCCGGTCGATGCGGCGCTGCTCCGCCGCTTCGTGCAATTCCGCGACCTGGACGATCGCCGGCTCGCGCTGCTCGCGCAGCGCAGTCTCGTGCACACGGCCCCGAGCGGGACTCGCCTGCTGAATCAGGGCATGACCGACACCTGGAACATGTATCTGCTCGAAGGCTCGCTCTCGCTGGAGGCGGCCGACGGGCAGTCGCTGCTCGTCGAGGCCGGCGGCGAGCGCGCGGCGAGCCCCGTTTCCTTCCTGAAGCCGCGCAAGTACACGGTGACCGCGCTCACGCCCGTAAGCTTTCTCTGGATTCCCGACGCCCTGCTCGCGGACGTGCTCGAGCCCGTCAAGGCCCGTACGGTACCGAGCGCGCTGAAGCGCTAAGACCTCGTCGCTCCCCCGGTCACTCCCGCGCGGCTGGCCTCGTCCCGGTAACCCGGGGAGAATCGAAAAACACCGACCGAACGACAGGCGAACCCATGAGCGTCGTGTCGCGGGAGGCGCCGGCGCGACGCGTTCAGCTCGTCGAAGTGCTGGTGTTCCTGCTGATCCTGCTGCCCTCGATGGTGCTGCCGGCCCTGGGCATGCGTCCGGACGAGCTGCGATTCGCACTCGTGGCCGCGGCCGTCATCGCCCACAACGTCGCGCTCGTGAGCCTGATCGCCTACTTCGTCTGGCGCAGCGGGGAAGGGCTGCGGTCGGTGGGCTGGGCCGCGGCGCGTCCCGTGCGCGAGGCGCTGGTCGGCGTCGCCCTGTTCGTGCCGTTCTTCCTCGCCGTCGGGATGCTCGAACGCCTGCTGCGGCAGGCCGGGTTCACCGCGCCGTCCGCGCCTCCGGACTATCTCCTGCCCCAGACCGCCCCCGAGCAGCTGCTCGCGCTCGCGCTCATCACGGCGGTGGCGGTGGGCGAAGAGACGATCTTCCGCGGCTACCTGATTCGGCGCTTCGACGCCGTCACGGGCAGCCGTGCGACCGCGGTCGTGCTTTCGACCGTCATTTTCGCCCTCGGCCACGGCTACCAGGGTTCGCTCGGGATCGTCGCGGTCGGCTTCATCGGCGTCGGCTTCGCGCTGATTTATTTCTGGCGCGGGAGCCTGATCGCCCCGATGGTGATGCATTTCCTCCAGGACGTGATGGGCTTGCTGGTCGCCCCGCGCTTCATCGGCGGTTGAACCCCGGCCGTCGCGGTCGGGCATCCGCGTGACGGTCACACCGCCGGCGCGGCCGACAGATCGGGCTCGCGCGTCGCGCGCAGTATCCAGTCCCGCGCGCGGTCGCGCAGCTCCATCGCCGCCGACCAGGTGTCGGGCGCGGAGGGCGGCGGCGCGAGTGCCGGCCCGATGCTGACGTGCACCGCGCCGCGGCGCGGGAACCAGGAGTCGCTGCGCAGCAGCGAGCGCGTACCGCGCAGCGCGCAGGGCACGACCGGCACCCCTGCCTCCGCGGCGGCGACGAACGCGCCGGTATGGAACGGCAGCAGGCCCGGCGCGCGCGTGAAGGTCCCCTCCGGAAAGAAGAACAGCGGCACGCGCGCCCGGGCGAGGGCCGTGAGATGGCGGACATCCGCCACGCCCCGCTCGCGATCGAAACGCTCGACGAACTGGGCGCCGAGACGGCGGAGGAATAGTCCCGCCACGAGCGACGACCGGAACTCGGCCTTGGCCACGAATCGCACGGGCCGCGGGAGCGCCGCCACCAGCACGATGCCGTCCAGGTAGCTCTGGTGGTTCGCCACGAAGAGGCAAGGGCGATCGCCGGAGGGCAGCGCGTCGACGCCCTCGATGGTAATGGGCACGCCGCAGGCGCGCGCGAACGCGCGCGCGGCGCGGTGCAGCAGGGTCCAGCGCATGCCGTGACGAGGCAACACGATGACAAGGGCCCAGACGACGGGCGCCATGAGGCCGAAGACGCCCCACGCGTACCCGGCGTAGGCAACGGCGCCGAGGCGCCGCAGTCCCCGACGCAGCTCCGGCACGAGCGCGCCGGCCGCGAGGCGCGCCATCTGCCAGGCCACCGGGCGCCGCGCGCCGCCGAAAGCCTGCCGTTCGTACACCTCGCGGCTGGCCGCACGCCGCACCTTGCCGCTCGAGGTCTTGAGGATCGTCTGCGGCGGCGCGAGGCAGACGTCGTCGGGAGGGCCGCCCGCGAGATCCGCGACGCAGGCGACGACGCGCGCACGCAGCGCCTCGCGCGCCGCCGCGTCGGCCTCGCGCGTCTCCGCGAGCACGACCAGCCGTTCCGTGCCGGTCTCCGGGTCGGGGCTTCCGAACACCGCGACGCGTCCCTTGCGCACGCCGGGCAGCTCGCCGACCGCCTCCTCGATTTCGTCGGGAAAGACGTTGCGGCCCGCGTGGATGACGACGTCCTTGCGCCGGCCGGTCAGATAGAGCTCCCCGCCCGCGACGTAGCCGAGATCGCCCGAGTCGAGCCAGCCGTCCACGAACAGCGCGCGCGACGCCTCGGCGTTGCGGAAGTAGCCGCTCGTGGCGGACGGGCCGCGGAACTGCACGCGGCCCTGCTCGCGCTCGGGCAGCTCGCGCCCGGACTCGTCCACGATGCGGAGCTCGTGGCCGGGCAGTGGCGCTCCGCAGGACACGAACCGCAGGGCCGTTTCGTCGTCCGGCCGCGCGGGGGAGGCGCGCCCGTCACGCATGAAGTCGCCCCGCGCGATCCGATCGACCCGCGGGCCGCGGTCGAGCGGCGGGAACGTGAGCCCGAGCGCGTTCTCGGCGAGCCCGTAGACCGGCATCATCGCCGTCGGCCGGAAGCCGAAGCGCGCGAAGCGTTCGCCGAAGCGCTCGATCGTCGCCGGGCTGACCGCCTCGGCGCCGTTGAAGCAGCGCCTGAGCGACGAGAGGTCGACGTGCTCCAGCTCCCGGTCTTCGATGCGCCGCAGGCAGAGCTCGAAGGCGAAGTTCGGCCCGGCCGAGATCGTCGCGCGGTGCTCGTGTATGGCGCGCAGCCAGCGGCTCGGACGCGCGAGGAACGCGAGCGGCGACATCACGACCAGCCGGATGCCGAAGTAGAGCGAGCCGAGCCACGCACCGATCAGCCCCATGTCGTGATAGAGCGGCAGCCAGCTCACGAATACCTCGTCCGCCCCGGGTCGCACGACCGATCCCATCGCCCGCAGGTTGGCGAGCAGGTTGGCGTGCGTGAGCACCACCCCCTTCGGGTTGCCGGTGCTGCCGGAGGTGTACTGCAGGAACGCGACGTCCGCCCCGGCGAGGCGCGGCGCGCGCAGCACGCCGCCTTCGTCCGCCAGTTCGGCGACGGTCGCCACCCGTCGAAGCGCCGGCACCTGCGCCTTGAGCAGGCGCGCCACGACGCGCGTCTGCGCGACGGTGACGAGCATGACCGCGAGCGCGTTCTCGAGGATCGCGCGATGGCGGCGCACGTGGTCCTCGATCTGGCCCGGGCGCGCCGGAGGATAGATCGGAACCGGCACGGCGCCGGCGAGGAGCGCGCCGTAAAAGCTCACGAAGTACTCCCGCGAGGTGGGCAGCATGATGGCGACCGCGTGCCCCGGCCCCACCCCGGCCGCCTGCATGCCGCCCGCGACGGCCGCCGCCTCGCGCCGGAGCGCCGCGTGACTCAACGGCTCCTCGCCGTCTTCACGCCAGACGCGGAGGTGTTCGCGATCGGGCGCCCGTTCCGCATACCAGTCGAGTACGTCGAGCAGAGTCTGCGCTTCGGTCGGCGGCGGGACGCGCTCCGCGCCGGTCGCTTCCGGAGGGCCGGGCGGGCGGGATACGGCAGGCATCGCGCCGCGCGCGCGGGCGGCGACGAGAGCACGCAGGAGATCGCGCGGGGTGTCGGCGCTCGCGAAGGCCGACTCGGGGAGTGTCACGGCGCAGCGCTGCTCCAGGCGCGCGAGCAGTTCCACCCGCGCCAGGCTGTCGAGCCCGAGGTCGCGTTGAAGCGAGCTGTCGAGCGTGGCCGGACGAGGAGGGCGCGCCGGCTGCATCTGCGCGCCCAGCTCCGTCACCGCCGAGAGCAGGGCGGCCGCAAGATCGGGCGTCGGGCGGCTCGCCTGTTCCGGGTCCATCCGCTGGCCTCCGGGGATGCGGGTCGACCGGAACGTATAGCATGCGGCGGCAGGCGCTGTTGATACCTGACAATTCGTAGGCAGGACGACATTGCGGCCATGGCACTTGGTTCGGCGCGCCGGAGCCGGCAACATGGGCACGCGCAGCCGAGCCGGAGCCCATGCCCCTTCCCGATTACCGAGGCGGGAGCCTCGTCAACCTCATGAGCGCGCTCCTGCGGGCGCTCGGTGCGGAGCCGCCGACGGCGTATCCGCCGGTCGCCCTGCTCGGCCCGGATCTCGACCGGCGCACCGTGGTCCTTCTCGTGGTCGACGGAATGGGCGACGAGTTCCTGTTGCGGACCCACGCGCCCGCGCTGGCCGGGCGCCGGCGCGGCCGGCTCACCTCGGTCTTTCCCTCGACCACCGCGACCGCCATCACGACCTTCCTCACCGGCGAGGCGCCGCAGCAGCACGGCCTGACCGGGTGGCACACCTACCTGAAGGAACTGGGGAGCATCGTGACCGTGCTGCCCTTCGTCGCCCGCCACGGCGGGGAGTCGCTTTCGCGGGCGGGCATCCAGGCCGGCCCCTTGCTGGGCCACACGCCCGTCTTCGACCGGTTGCGCGCGCGCAGCGTCGTGGTCGCCCCCGAGCGCATCATCCACTCCGACTTCAACGTCGCGCACTCGGGCCGCGCGGAGCTGC is from Sulfurifustis variabilis and encodes:
- a CDS encoding cyclic nucleotide-binding domain-containing protein; translated protein: MNVLEHFTGLSTLYLLTQDGRLGTVNPQRRFEEDDDLGRAFGAHNRELLAQYANQAGPPWRLGIVYRAAEARAWGNELMWLEEAMVRELYRVSGPAGSELTAFQKKNRETSLYRGGELLLDFRADATSTTPVYCPVLYNRGLPLGRLAPALGLAPGLEEARGPVLEVLNLLAPIPVSRRDVPAVAMLVDRVRRRLVRKEMRRTSGFSLLDRVHAAPGDAGADFFDVDRRDDRAVTLPTGFGQGGDAGERIEQVDRWLERPHRPVDAALLRRFVQFRDLDDRRLALLAQRSLVHTAPSGTRLLNQGMTDTWNMYLLEGSLSLEAADGQSLLVEAGGERAASPVSFLKPRKYTVTALTPVSFLWIPDALLADVLEPVKARTVPSALKR
- a CDS encoding AMP-binding protein, with the translated sequence MDPEQASRPTPDLAAALLSAVTELGAQMQPARPPRPATLDSSLQRDLGLDSLARVELLARLEQRCAVTLPESAFASADTPRDLLRALVAARARGAMPAVSRPPGPPEATGAERVPPPTEAQTLLDVLDWYAERAPDREHLRVWREDGEEPLSHAALRREAAAVAGGMQAAGVGPGHAVAIMLPTSREYFVSFYGALLAGAVPVPIYPPARPGQIEDHVRRHRAILENALAVMLVTVAQTRVVARLLKAQVPALRRVATVAELADEGGVLRAPRLAGADVAFLQYTSGSTGNPKGVVLTHANLLANLRAMGSVVRPGADEVFVSWLPLYHDMGLIGAWLGSLYFGIRLVVMSPLAFLARPSRWLRAIHEHRATISAGPNFAFELCLRRIEDRELEHVDLSSLRRCFNGAEAVSPATIERFGERFARFGFRPTAMMPVYGLAENALGLTFPPLDRGPRVDRIARGDFMRDGRASPARPDDETALRFVSCGAPLPGHELRIVDESGRELPEREQGRVQFRGPSATSGYFRNAEASRALFVDGWLDSGDLGYVAGGELYLTGRRKDVVIHAGRNVFPDEIEEAVGELPGVRKGRVAVFGSPDPETGTERLVVLAETREADAAAREALRARVVACVADLAGGPPDDVCLAPPQTILKTSSGKVRRAASREVYERQAFGGARRPVAWQMARLAAGALVPELRRGLRRLGAVAYAGYAWGVFGLMAPVVWALVIVLPRHGMRWTLLHRAARAFARACGVPITIEGVDALPSGDRPCLFVANHQSYLDGIVLVAALPRPVRFVAKAEFRSSLVAGLFLRRLGAQFVERFDRERGVADVRHLTALARARVPLFFFPEGTFTRAPGLLPFHTGAFVAAAEAGVPVVPCALRGTRSLLRSDSWFPRRGAVHVSIGPALAPPPSAPDTWSAAMELRDRARDWILRATREPDLSAAPAV
- a CDS encoding CPBP family intramembrane glutamic endopeptidase, yielding MSVVSREAPARRVQLVEVLVFLLILLPSMVLPALGMRPDELRFALVAAAVIAHNVALVSLIAYFVWRSGEGLRSVGWAAARPVREALVGVALFVPFFLAVGMLERLLRQAGFTAPSAPPDYLLPQTAPEQLLALALITAVAVGEETIFRGYLIRRFDAVTGSRATAVVLSTVIFALGHGYQGSLGIVAVGFIGVGFALIYFWRGSLIAPMVMHFLQDVMGLLVAPRFIGG